One genomic region from Nostoc sphaeroides encodes:
- a CDS encoding peroxiredoxin, with translation MISRRTFLSILFASCISLISWLNFTPAADAIGGKLPAINQPAPEFTLPTNTGNGKISLSDLRGKWLVLYFYPKDFTSGCTIEARRFQQDLPQYLAKNAQIIGVSADDIDSHAEFCDSEGLKFPLLADTDGSVSKAYGSWLGFLSMRHSFIIDPQGVLRETFVKVNPNIHSSEVLARLEKLQSTAS, from the coding sequence ATGATTTCCCGCCGCACTTTTTTAAGCATATTATTTGCCAGCTGTATTTCTCTGATCAGCTGGCTGAATTTTACCCCTGCTGCTGACGCTATTGGTGGTAAACTTCCTGCAATTAATCAACCCGCACCAGAGTTTACTTTGCCAACCAATACAGGTAATGGCAAAATTTCTCTCTCTGACTTGCGCGGTAAGTGGCTAGTCCTCTACTTTTATCCCAAAGATTTTACCTCTGGTTGTACTATAGAGGCTCGCCGTTTTCAGCAAGACTTGCCCCAATACCTTGCAAAAAATGCCCAGATTATTGGCGTCAGTGCTGATGATATTGATTCTCACGCCGAATTTTGTGATTCAGAGGGACTAAAATTCCCCCTGTTGGCGGATACTGATGGTTCAGTGAGTAAAGCTTACGGTTCGTGGCTTGGCTTTTTATCTATGCGCCACAGTTTTATCATCGATCCTCAAGGCGTCTTGCGCGAGACTTTTGTCAAAGTCAACCCAAACATTCATAGTTCAGAAGTGCTAGCACGATTAGAAAAGTTACAGTCCACAGCTTCTTAG